From the Chitinophaga lutea genome, the window GATGAGGCGGCGTTCAGCCACACCTTTGTACCGTCCGGCAGTACGATACGAAACTGCCGGCCTCTGGGCGTGGCAATGGTATTGTATGCTCCGCTGGCGGCGCCGGTTTCTTCCGGGGCGTACGTTACCTGGCCGTTATCGAGCACGACATTGGTGCCGGGCTGACTGGCCACCACACCGTTGTGCGTACTGTCCAGCAGTACCGTGGAACCGTCTGCCAGTGTAAGCACCGCTTCCTGCCGGCCGTGCATCGTGACGTTTTGCTGTGCATTGGCCGGCGCATTGCCATCATGCCGTTCCGTAAGCCGATAAATGCCGCCTGCCAGTAACAGCAACCCGACAGCCGCAGCCCATCCCCAATAACGCATCCGCCGCACGGGCGCCACAGGAGGCCGGTCCACCGCCTTGGCCTTTTCCAGCAACGGCAGCAGGGCCGGGTCAAATTCCAGGTCCATATCAGGCTGTCCCGTGAGCTCCATGAGTTTTTCCGCCAGTGCTTCGCGCTGAGCGGCGTCTTCAAGAAGTGCATAGAACTCCTGCCGGCCTGAAGCATCCAGTTTATTGTCAAGAAAGTCCTGCGCCAAATGATGTAATCGGGTATTTTCCATGCTGTTCACTATATATGATCAGGGTAAGCAGCCATTTGTCACCATCGCCTCAAAAAAAATTTACCGGTGCAGCAGAAGGAACAGGATAAACAGCCCGGAAGCCGTGAGCCGCTCCCTGATAGCCGCCAGGGCCGCGCTGAGCGCATTGCGCACATAGCCGTGGGAAAGCTGTAACTGTTCCGCTATTTCCCGGGTGGTTTTGCCCTCTACCCGGTTGAGGCGGTAAATGGTTTTCCGTTGTAAGGGAAGGGATTCAATGGCTTCGTGTACCAGCCGGCGGATTTCCTTCAGTTCGAGCGTGCTGGTATGGTCGGTGGAAGTTTGTCTTAATTGAATGGTTTCCAGTCGCTTGTCGTTTGCCTGCTGCCGTTGCAACGCCAGCAGGCTCTGGTTGATGGTGATCTTCCGGAGCCAGGCGCCCAGGTTCTCCACACTCTCAAGTTTATCGCGATGCAGCCATACTTTGATAAATACTTCCTGCACTACCTCCTGGCGGGCGAATTCGTCTTTCACTATTTTCATGGCAATAGCGGCAAGGGGTGTGGCCCAGGTCAGGAATAATGAAGAAAAAGCCTGCTCATCGCCTTCGGCGATGCGAACAAGGAGAGTAGATTCATCAGTATGTGGCGATTCTGGCGGCACTTGTCAATTAGATCCTCTTTTAATATGTCTCAAATACAGCGTAGTAGGATAGAACAGGAACGGGAAAATTCGTCGATTACAGCCTCTGGTTGCCGTGGATGAAGCCGGCAGATTTGAGGCCAAAGATAGTTATTTAGGCAATATTTCAATAATGCGGAGGAAGACCATGCATCAATAATTTATCCTCCATTTTTCCGGAAATACAAGAAAGCAACCCGGCAAAAATTCTCCCCGGTTCTCATCGCGATTTTTTATTGACGCTAAAAGCCGGCAACCATTTGTGTAGAAAATGTCTGCCGGGTTATTCCAAAGGCTTTCATTTGCTGCATGCACGAACACCATGTGCCGGCACCCGTCGGGCATGGATGTGTTCAGGTTCGTTGTTCCTCTTTTCAAATGTCCACCGGTTATTCCAAAGGCTTTCATTTGCTGCATGCACGAACACCATGTGCCGGCACCCGTCGGGCATGGATGTGTTCAGGTTCGTTGTTCCTCTTTTCACCCCTGCCCGGTCGCATTTTTAGTACCGGGTGTAAAATTTGAACGGTACCGAAAATGCGACCGCAGAAAAGTGAATGTTGAAACGTCCGTCAAAAAAGTGCCGCACTCCCTACGCACTAGGCGCAGAAAATGGTACCGGACATACCCACTAACATGGACAAAACGGACACATTTTTCCTATAAAATGTGCTTTTCGGACGACCGGGCCCCGCTTTTTTCTACCGCTACCGGTCAACGGCTGGCGTTAGAGCAACGATTTACCGATCCGGAACCGGGAAGCCGCCGCGGAAAAATGGATGCTTAACATTCAAGAAGTGGGGCAATGACGATACAACGGTATGCTTCCGTACCGGAAAACCGCGCTATACAGCCCATCATGACCACTGCTGCCGAACCGTGGCCTTACAGCCCCCAACAGGGCAAAAAAGGCCCCTGAGCGGGTGCCCGGCGGGCCGTGCAATGCGTTTGTAACCCCAAAAGATAAAAAAGCACCCCTGTTTAGGATAGGAGCCAAACGAGACAACCGATAACAGGGTTTTCTAACCAAAGGTGTAAACCCATACCAGGACTAGCCCCATTCAAGGTTACTCCCACTTTACTCCGGGGATACTCCCATGTTACTTCGGGGATACTTAAGGGATACTTAGGGGATGGTGCGTAGGGAGTGCGTGTTTTCGGCTTTTTGCATTTTTAGGGAAATTTTCGGACGGTCTCATTTTCTGCTGATGGTGATGCATCCGGGCAGTCCCTTTTTCTACCGATGAAAAAAATCTCCAACGGGAACACGGCTCTGTTTACGGTAAAAAAAACGGGGAAATAATGAGCGGTCGGGTGGCCTTTATTGGCAAAATGACATTTGATTTAGTAGATTTACTTTCACACCGGGCAACTGCCCACAATCGCCCTTTATCTGATGAATTACTGGAAACATAGCTTATTGTCCAAAAAGAAGTTTGACGGCCATGCGGAAGACTACCTGCATATCCACAAATTCCTCGACATGAGCAAATTGTTCTATTTCCACAACAAACACAGAATACTGCTACATCATACCTACGGCATAGACCTGTGCGTTCAAAAGTTCGGTGAAACGCTGGTCAATGCAGACAATCGAACCATCCTCATCCGCGATGTTGCCGCAGAGCATTGCAAGGAAGATCTGATGGGAATGGTGCCCACCCTCAACCACTGGTTCAAATATGTGGATGACGCGTTGCCCGGGTCCATCAAACCGCTTAACCCAACGGACAGGGTGTTGAAGGAGTTTGTTTTACGGCCATTACTGATGTCCGGCTTAAAGTCTTCGCTCATCATCACCCACAGCAATTTCGGGATATTTCTCGCGAAGGAAATCCTGGGGCTCGACTATGCGCTGGAACTTTCCAACTACCTGCCGCAGATCAACGTAAACGAAATGCTCCAATACATAAAATTAAGTGAGCGCTGGCAATATACACCCGATTTAAAACAGCTAAAAGATATCGAAAATGGGATTGATCAATAATATACTCCGGAAATTGTTCGGCAAGTCGCAACAAACACCCTCGTCCACCAATGTTTTTTTAGGACGTTGGGAAAAAGAGCGCACCGCAAGAATAAAAACCGCCGAAGAACAGCTCAAACCATGGATCACCGCGACGGTACGCGCAAAGGGAAGCCTGCCATTTACCTGGGAGAGCGGCAACGACGAGGCTTTTGTGACATTCACGGATGCCTCCGATGCGGAACAGGACAATTTTGACGCCCTGGAAGCTTATATCATCGACAAGCTGGATATCCCGGATGCCGGTGAATTCGAAATGACCGGTGCTGGCGACATCTATATCGAGCATAACGCAGTAAAGGCGAAATATAGCTCCACTATGAAAGCACTAATAGACTATAATGAAGAAACGGAGGAAGCGGTCTACGATGAGGGGGAACACGATAGCGCGGATGTGGTTTTGTTTATCATTTAATTATATGCTTTATGAACAATCCGATCAAAACAAAGCTTGGTCAACCTGTGCCTGAATTGCCGGTTGCCGACGTTGAAAAGGCCCAGATACATTATCGTGATGTACTGGGGTTCGATATTGCGTGGACGTATCCGGATAAAACGATTGGGGCGGTGGCGAGGGGTGATATCGCCATTTTTCTTTCAACGCGGAATAACGTGTCGCCTCATACACACTGGATCTTCGCGTTTGACGTCGATGCGACGTTCGAAGAAATGAAAGCACGGGGGGCCCAAATTACCGAAAGCATAGAGGACAAGCCATGGAATATGCGGCAATTTACGATTGAAGACCTCGATGGGAACAGGTTTATATTTCATCATGATATTTGAGGGAGGCAATGGGGTTGGGAGGTTCGGTAATTGTGAGATAGGTTTCGTGTTGCGGAGGTTTTTCCGGATTATCACCAATGGGTCGAAAATACGTAAAAACCCGACAACAAATTGATCATCAACTGTTATCGGGTTTCGTAGCGGGTATGGGAGATTGTTTGAATACCTGAGCGATTTGGCGGAGGTTCTACTATTTGGAATGTTTCGTAACCCTCGATTTCGGGCCAATGCACCGTTCGACTTGGAGAAAATTCCATGGGAAGAACATTTTATATCGGTTGTACTTAGAAATCGCCCGCAGAACCTACTCCTGAAGAAAATTATCCACTTTCTGAATTGTGAATTGCGGAAGGTCGGTGTTGATGATTTTCCATCTTTTCACCTTCATCTCCGCGAACCACTTATCAATCACTTTACGGATAATGTCCTCATCGTTCTTAAATTTAGCAGAAGGGTTTATTTCAAGTAATAGGATTTCAAGATGCTCGAGATCTGCACGCTTACTAATCAAT encodes:
- a CDS encoding DUF6915 family protein, which gives rise to MNYWKHSLLSKKKFDGHAEDYLHIHKFLDMSKLFYFHNKHRILLHHTYGIDLCVQKFGETLVNADNRTILIRDVAAEHCKEDLMGMVPTLNHWFKYVDDALPGSIKPLNPTDRVLKEFVLRPLLMSGLKSSLIITHSNFGIFLAKEILGLDYALELSNYLPQINVNEMLQYIKLSERWQYTPDLKQLKDIENGIDQ
- a CDS encoding VOC family protein translates to MNNPIKTKLGQPVPELPVADVEKAQIHYRDVLGFDIAWTYPDKTIGAVARGDIAIFLSTRNNVSPHTHWIFAFDVDATFEEMKARGAQITESIEDKPWNMRQFTIEDLDGNRFIFHHDI
- a CDS encoding FecR family protein, yielding MENTRLHHLAQDFLDNKLDASGRQEFYALLEDAAQREALAEKLMELTGQPDMDLEFDPALLPLLEKAKAVDRPPVAPVRRMRYWGWAAAVGLLLLAGGIYRLTERHDGNAPANAQQNVTMHGRQEAVLTLADGSTVLLDSTHNGVVASQPGTNVVLDNGQVTYAPEETGAASGAYNTIATPRGRQFRIVLPDGTKVWLNAASSLRYPIAFTGDTRAVQITGEAYFEVTADASKPFLVNFGKKGIVEVLGTTFNINAYPDEPLIKTTLLSGSIRVNRQQVLQPGEQASVNDNGDLTVERDIDAEDAIAWKNGMFIMRSTDLPALFRQISRWYDIEVELRGQLPDRSFGGTVGRSVSLADMIEALKIYGVNCKLENGKLVVQP
- a CDS encoding sigma-70 family RNA polymerase sigma factor, with product MPPESPHTDESTLLVRIAEGDEQAFSSLFLTWATPLAAIAMKIVKDEFARQEVVQEVFIKVWLHRDKLESVENLGAWLRKITINQSLLALQRQQANDKRLETIQLRQTSTDHTSTLELKEIRRLVHEAIESLPLQRKTIYRLNRVEGKTTREIAEQLQLSHGYVRNALSAALAAIRERLTASGLFILFLLLHR